GCCACTAGAAGCTAGCAGTCTGATAAATTGTTTCAGTTTGTGAGAGATACTACACTTGCAATAGCCATAAGCAGATATAAGTAAATGCATGAGTGGCAACAGTCGAAAGCTATGATTTGGTGCCGAATGAATATGGTACCTACTACTAAAAAGCGGTCGACCATAGCAAGCTAGCAGGGCCTTCATATAATTCAATAATTCAACATACACCAATTTGAGTAAGATTCAACTGCCAAATAGCTAATAAACCTGTAATTTTAAACAACAATTATCAGCTTTGGGATTCAAGAGCATATGAGCATCAGGTGCTCAGACATGCAATTGTCAAAAGAACACCACAATGATTAACAGTAAGAAACCTTAAATCTATAATATGAACAAGTGCATACATAGATCAAGATAGATAAATCATAAAAACAATACAAAATTTATGACTGGTGGAGATAGTGATAAGTCCAAAAAAGTGTAGAGCATTGTCCAGCATACCATTTTCATGCTATCGGCATGCCACTGTTGCTGATGGAGTGCAGAAGAAGAAGACGTCTCATACTGGTGGAAAGctaactaaaataacaaaaatcagaaaTAACTAGTGTTAATGGTTTCGAAGCTACAGCCGCCATAAACTAAATGTGTAAAATTGGAAAATTAGCAAGGCAGAAAAAGAAGTTAATTTCCAAAGGAATCAAATGCAATATTTATACTCTTGTAAATCTTCAACCATAATTAAGCACACAAACAAATCAGTAGAAGTAGAAGAAACTACCTATGTGAGTAATCATGGGGAGTAGATGGAGGATGCTTTGATGGCGAGCGCCTGAGATCTGCATAAAAAACAAAGAGTGAGAAAAGAGGATAAATAAGTTCTCCTAGCCTCTGTATTAGCTGAATGGATTACAATTAAACAGGATTCCATCCATTTTTTTTTGATGCATCAAACCTGATAAGCACAACATAGCATGTATATTGTTTTGATGCTTCTAAATTTACAAAAGCTGCTGATATGAACAAAAAGGCAAGACAGAACTACTCAATGCCTTGCTCAAAAGCTACATAGTGTAATGCAGTGTCCAAAAGTGTGACCAGCTAATTTTGTTGCATCTAAAATAACTTGGCTTCATCCTTAGAGTTTCCTGTTGCTTCTTCACTTGCCACCTTGGTCGTCTTGATCTCCTTATCTGCTGCTGCCCAACCAGGCTTGGAATTAGTTGCGGATGAACTTCTCTTCTTGGAAAAGTGATGTTGGACAAAATAAATGCACATTCTGGGAGTGGACCTTGAGGCTGTGAAGGATTACAATGACGAGCATCTTCAGGAATAAAGCTGCCTTCCACTAATAAAAGAGAGGATGGAAAGAAGGATGGAACTCTCCAATACGGAATTGAAGAAGCTCAGGAGGAGCATGGACTTTGTTGGCAGTATGAAAGGCTAGATATTGTAGCATTTCTGCCCTCATCTCCTTTGATCGATCCTGCAAGGAAAAAAGGTTAGATAGAACAAAAAATAAAATGAGggatatattaagaagaaaaaggattCGTACCGGATCTATAGTAGTTTGCAGAGAACCATGGCCCTCACCGTCATAGAACTCAATAAACTTCATGGAGAATATGCCAGAGTCGCATATATTATTTTGAAATGGAACCCGAATTGGTACACGTCTCCAGTTTGCAAATTGGGGGAATTTGCGGGGTGCAGCTAAAGATAGTGCAGCACAAAGGCGTTCCATGAGTATTTGGCCCATAGGTGAATGATATGTATCCCATGTGACCTCATTGTTAGAAGTATAGTTCATTGAGTCTAGGACATCGACACGGGATTGGCCAAGATTGATACAATATACAGACCAGTGACTAAGATGAGAAACCGGAAGAAATATCTGCAAGATGTGTATACAAAAGAAATACGATTTTAGCAGTATACTACTGGGATGAAagcaagaaagaaaaaaaatgtacTCGTGATACACATACCATCTTTGCCTTTTGTAAGTCAGTCGTGGGGAGGCATCGCTTGATAGTTTCTAGTACAATTTCCTGGCTGCACTGAGGCTGAGTTTTGTGAATACTGAAGGAGTCTGACTTAAGAATATCCTGTACAGTATGATTGGATTGTTATCAATGTTGTaatcaaaaaataaaatttgaaatgaTTAGTTTGAAAAATGAGGGAGACGTACCGAGACAAGAGGTTGTAGGAATATTCTGAACCCATGGCATTCAGGACGAACATTAAAGTCATCTTCAGCTATGCATTTGACAAATGCATCCATGAACACAGGGTCTATGAATTTCCCAATACCAAAGGAAAGTGTAATATCTCGGCCAGTCAATGACTCTGTCCCAAAGTGCATCAAAGTTTTCCTGAATGGAATTCAATAAGCATTCTGGagtatggaaggaaaagaataaaAGCTTGAAAATGAAATCAGAATGAACCTTTTCAATGGAGAGTCATCTGCACAAAGGAAGGCATGCATACGCAAAGAAAACTGTAAATTGGGTGGAGGACGAGACAAAATGCCATGCTTGAAGGGTGAATAAAATTTGGATGGCTTCTTGGTTAGTCTCTTTCCAGGAAACTTGAACATAGGCAGATCATCTAGAATCGGCCACTTTAATGCAGAAGTGGTGTCTTTTCCGATTGTTTTGTTACTGCATGCTTCAGGAAGTTCAGGAGCATAAGGAGAGTTATGCTCAGAACGGGAATGGTGGGAGGCAGATGAAGTAGGAATAGTTTCAGTATAAGAGAAGCCTTGTggctaaaagaagaaaaaaaagataagATAAGATTCTTGATCAGTATAATATAAAACTTGAAATAAAAGACTTTAGATTTATTGAGAGAACAAGAAGCTAAGTCAGTAAAATAGCAATGAAATAATAGTGTGCATGTTAAAAATCAAAAGAGGGGCTGACATTGAAATTGGAATTGAGACATCCATGACTAACTGAATAACAAATAGGAAAATGAAATAAGGTATGGTGGACAAATAATTGAATGTTCAAATAAAAACAGTAGAATAGTATTAGAAAATTGTTGTACAAGTTCAGAATCAAACGAAGGGTGCTGTCGACATTGACATGTCAATGAAAATGACTGTGCACTAAATACAAGACAAAAGGTATCCCTTTTCAGATGAATCAGAAAACCAGTGACTTGTGGCAGTAAAATGTTATCTAGCAGCATACAAGATGGTGCCAAAAACACAAGCATGTATACAAAACTAATGTTATTGAATTAACAGATAGGTGCACTTACATGAATAATTCGGCCTCTATGTAAAGGAGGATCATTTTGTACCAACTCAGTCTACCAATAAGAGAAAAATCAGGAAATTAGAAACAGATGCCACCTCAGGAATATTGAAACTAAGGAAATGATAGATGCTGTATAAATGTAATTTAGTTGTTAATTTAAAAATAAGGGTGGAATGAGTTTTGGAATAACGTTAGATGGACTAACATCTGTACGCCTGGTCACAATAGACGATGATTGTTGATGGCCTGATCGGTCCATTGTTGACAGAAAAAGTGGGGAATAATCGAACCCATAGGCTGAAAGTACATAGGATGAAAAATAGCAGACATAAAATTGAGGGAAAAACTATGAAACAAAAAGAAAAGCATGGTAACCGTGTGGAGAAGGTGTTGGGCTGCCGTTTTCCGAGGTGGTGCTTCGAACTGGAGCCATAATCGGAGTGTGAACTGGACTGTTAGGATGAACAGTAGGATCATTTGTGACAATGAAGGAACCTGTGTGGacgaaaaggaaataaaatatatAATTTCAGTTTGCTGTAAGAACTAAATTGTAAACATGAAAAGGAGGCCGTGGACATACCTGAGGTGGGAAAAGAGTTAGGAGCATGTGAGAAAACTGAAGTATCAGTCAAGAGAAATCATAATAAAGGATAGTAAAAAGTGATGCAGTTAGCACAATGGAACAATAGTCGAAAATATGAGGAAAAACAAACTATGAGGGGTGCACCAGAAACATCTTTTGAAGAGGTGTACAACGGTGCAGTTGATGGACGAGGTAAGTCCTCAGAAATGTGAGGGGTGAAACTACACAATGAACAGGGGAGCCAAATGGGCCTGTCGGTGAAGTGGGGTTAAATGAACTAGGACCTACAAATGTAGAAGACATGAAACATAACGAAAATGACATAACAAAACAAATAGAAATAGCAAAGAATGGAGATAAAAAAGCATGCAATCGGGGAAGTAGACAATACCTGGAGTGTTGCGAACGGGTGATTGTTCATCAATCTGACTCCAAAGTAAAGTACCAGCAGAAACAAAGCTACCATGAGAATAAATCTCATGACCTGGGCATAAATGGAAAAATTGTGTGACTATATTTGATACGTAGCAATAAGACACAGGGTGAGATAACAAATCTATCAACTAAAGCAAGAGTTTGCCTGGCATTGAAGGCGGGGTACAATGGGCTGATTGACGGGTACCATGATCGTTGCGTGTATGCATTGTCCTAGAAGTGTCACCTGGAATGTTGGTGTCCCAGGTTTGTGATGCCACGAGTTCATGAATGAATGGACGACATTGATCAGCTAACCGAAACTGGGCTCTCACAATGTTTGCAATAGAATTCTCAATGGACCTTTTGTTCTGAGAGAGTGTGTGATCAAACTCAAAAAAGAAACCCCGTACTCTGTCTCTATGCGAGCCAGTCAGATCATCTAGCGGCTCAAATAACAAATCCAGGAGGCGTGGGATGTCTAAATTGGGTATTACTGCCGCAGGAACATTTATGTTATGACAGGGAGCACCACGGACATCTGCAGCAGCATAGCAGGTGGTACTCCATGGCTTgaactgttagagatagcattGAAGTGAAGAAAACAAGCTTCTTAATAATATGGttgtaaaaaagaaaaggaatataACAAATAAGATAGCTGACTCACAGGTTGGACACCAAAAGCATGTGCACCCTGAGTGGTTATAGTTGTATCAGCAACAGTTAAGCGATCTATTAGAGCATTATCATAAAAGGTGAGGCGTGGAGTCGAAGTCCGGTCCACCAATGAGACAGGGTGGTCAATGTTGTCGAGATAGTATACCTGTTGACAAAAAAGAAGGGGTGAAAAAAATTGGCACAACCATACATTGTTAGGTGGTAGGAAAgctgaaaaaaataaataaaaagatggATGGATGAAAAGAAATTTACTAGCAGGAAAATGGCACAGCCATATATGTTTTGAGTGAGTTGATTTTTGTCACGATCGTGCCAGCTGCAAGCAGCTATCTGGAGATCATTGAATACAGCTTGGGACCAGTCAACAACTCCGAACAGTTGGTGATCCATTGTCCTCTTGATGTCAACTGAACCAATGGTGTTACTGCTGCTGGGAAGTAGAAACCTGTTGCAAAGTATCATGAAGAAGCATCTCTTCATGAAGGGGTTCACATTTCCCTTTAAGATCTCTTGTTGCAGGTTTGATATATGTATGTCACAATCTTCAGTGAGACTTTGGTTAAGATCAGAGATAAGCTGCTAGCGAAATATGATACCTTCCTTCCATGAGTATTGCTTGAAGGTTTCACTACGTATAGGCAAACCAAGAACCATGCTAATTATTTGTGGCGTGATTGGAAGGACCTTGCCTGCACCAATCCTAATTAGCATACGATCAGGGTCAGTGTGGTCTAATAGCCAGGTTAGCAGATTCTTGTTCTCTAGAGCATCGATCTTCATTCTCAGCAAATGACCAAACCCATCAGCTTCAATAGCAGCATATTGCTGTGGGTTCAACAAGTTAGTGGTGAAAATAACATCTCTGGGATTACACCGAACATTTACAATGGAAGAACGGCTGGTAGCTCTCTTTTTCCTTTGTCTTGCCTAGGACAAATAACAAGAATTTTAGAAATGGTAAGGACAAGAATGGATAAAAAAGAAGAGACTCAGAATTCTGAGAAGCACTGTAGAAATGATAAACTGATGCATGGGTAGTCGAGAAGAAGACAGATttctaaaaaaaactaataattgggGAAAGGGATGTAGGAATGATAAACTAATGCAGGGGTAGTGTAgttgaaattttttttgtaggggtAGTAGAAAGCAAAACAGATATAGAAAAGTAGAGATTTGGCAACAAAGACATGATAGTAGATTTGTGGTATATTGAAGGAAAAAACAAACTAGTGGTACATACGAAGAGGAGCTTTAGAATGATAACTCTTATGAAAAGAAAGTGCAGAAGTAAATAAATGGTATACACCTCTGTACATGCACCGGTCGACAATCCTGCTCGTGTTTGCCTAGTTTTCCTCGGACCAACATCCTTAGATTTGTCGATGTGTGAGGATGAACGGGTGTTGGGAATGGGCATGAAGTCGTCGTCATCACTGTCGTGACCAGCTGCAGAAGGCAACACATGCTCCGGTCGAATATGATGCTCAAACCTAAAAAAAGGCCACGAACAGATAAACTTTAACAACAGACTAAGAATTAACATTAATCGGTGATTCTCGGAAATAAATAGAATTATAATAAATTGAAACACATATGAACCTCTCCTGCGAACTCTCAAAAACCACCCTCTTAAGGTTACACGGGACCCTATCCACAGTACGCTGAGCAGCATGAGTCCTACAAACAAATAGAAAAAAATGATCCATGAACTTTtgggaaaaaaataaaaccaggGGTATGGTTAAATAGGAGATAGAAGGagatttttgtgtaggatgttagtACAGAATATACAAATTGGAAGAGTACACTGATATGCCTCGGACGATTATGATTGGTGGGAAATTTGGTACACAAGATTGTAAGAAAACAATACCTTCTCTGAGAGTGGTCACGGGAAGTAGGTGCTACCGCAGGGGTCTTAGAAGGGGAATGCCTTGCATCAGAATACCAAAAGGACCAGACAAGgaaaataataaacaacaaaggtAGATGATTTTAAAGAATAGAAAAATCTTGTGAGCTTTCAGAACAAGATGAAAAGTGTTAATTAACACAAGGACAAGCTGAAGTGGAATGAAAAGAATAATGGAAATTCAAGATAGCAAAATTTAAAATCCATGAATATTAAATTATTCTCTAATTATGTGTACATACATCAGatcatataaatataaataaaaaaatcataaacaAGATTAGATAAGCTGTAAATGAATATATGTAATATTATCtagtcatttgtaaaatactaactCCATATTGCAACAGATTAAAATTATAGTACATCCATTCCCTTTGCAACTCTATTTGGTGGAGGTGATGCAGAGGTTGTACCAGGAGAGGAGGGTAATCTCTCGTCTTGTCGCAAAGGGACCTCATACCTAAATGGTCAATGATCACATTAGCATCATCGTACAGAAAAAAGCAGGTACAACACATGAAAAAGGccactaaaataaaaaaaaagcatGTACTGACCGTTGTTGAGTGCTCTCAAATACAAGCCTTTTTGGGTTGTCAGGCATCTTATCAACTAGCTCCAACCGGAATCTGAAGACATTGAGTCAGAATCTAATTAGAATACTGCACTCATATAGTCTACAACTTAAAATTACAAACTCAATCCACATAACAATGTAGTTGCAAATGCTGACTCAATGTGAATGTCTAAAATAAGATAAGTAAAACATAATGGGGAAATGATAAAAAGAACCTTTTAGTTGACGAACCAGGGCCTTTTCCGGCATGGGCATCCTCTGCAAATGCAGAATAAATAGAATTGATTTATGAAACTATAATCACGCCATAAGTAAAAACATACGTGTATGATCTAAAAAACACAATGCAAAGCTGAATCAATGTGTATGGTTGTAAGAAACCAATTAGATCATCGCATAATGAATTAGTGAAGTTCAACAGGATGTTCAAGAATTATATCTGCATAATGCTTACCAAAactaaaataaaaaggaaaataaaaaatgaaatggAAACACATTAATCATTCTTTAACAAATAGTAACCATATCAGAGAATCTAAATAGTCAAGCAAATTTGACAATACCTTAATGGGGCATCAAAGCGAGATGCATGAATAAGGAGGGTAAAGGAAACCTGAGGGACCGGGCGGCTCCATCCAAAATGATGCAAGCTCGGCAATCAACGTGTGTGTTCGGTGGCACAGCGCTGTGGGACGGCGTGGCGGGAGGCACGGCGGATAGATGGCCAGCGGCGCAGCAGCGGTGGTACGGAGAGGGAGCGACGGGCGGTGCCGGCAGAGGGAGGGAAGGAGACCGAGTGGACGGGAGAGGGAGCTGAAACTTAATATAGAAAAATCATGTTGGGAGAAAAATTAAATATCATAGTTAAAGGACATGCTATTAACATGTACTAGAAACCAAGAAACAAAGATACCTTGCGTGTATAGAAACCTATTGAAGCCACAAATCACATTTCAAGCCACGAATCTTTTGTTGCAAAAAAAACATTGTAATTAGCCAGATGAAATTTGCAAGATCAAATCTTTTAGTTCAATAGACTGAGCAAATTTATCAACAAGCATAAATAATACATAATAAGTCAACACATGTGTCAAGTGCACAAAAGCATTCTACCATACAGAGAGCTGAAAGAGCAACAGCTGGCCGTGGCTAAGTGATGAAAAAACTCTATATAACATGAATGCTAGAATTTGAATGCAATGGAGCTGCTGCTCTCTTGAAGAAAAAGAACGGATATAATAAGGCTCCAGATGGTATGCAAATGATCATATTGATTTGATGAGTCAATAGTAGGAGACAAACATCCCAATAGCTATTGGCGTCGTCGACATTGGGGAAGCTGGTGACCGACTGCTGGCTGCTGCAAAATCCATAGGGCACATCGTGAATGCAGCAAAAACTTGGTCCTCTCATGCGTCAACTTGATCACTGACCCATAGGTTATCTATCCACAAATGGGCTAAACAGTCATATCACCCGTCCAATTTACTAAGCACGACGGTGGTGAGGAAATCAGTTAAGCACGAAGTCCACCGTTCCCCAATCCGAAACGAGCAACACTTCCAAATCCCGCACAAACACAAAAATTAAAACACAGATGAGGAGGTGCAAAGGCGAGGCCGCTCACCTCGACGACGGTGTCCGGGTCGGCGGCGTAGGACTGCGCAGGCGTAGCCTCGGGTAGGACGAGGACGAGGTAGAGCGGAAGCGCGAGTGCAACTGACGCGATGGTTGTTGCCAGCAGCAGCGATCGTCGCCGGAAGGGCAAGACACCTCCTGCTCCTTCGGGGCCACGTCCGCGGTCCGCCTCGCCGCGACGCCTGATCCGCTCGCGGGCGAGGGCGATGGCGagaaggtgctggaggaggagctggcgCTGAGAGCTGCCGCCGCCGAGATCCGAAACACCAAACCGGTGAGGCGAGGGGCGGGGGCAGCGCCAGTGCCGGCTGGATTAGGTGCGGTTCAGATGCGGATTGGAAACAACTGCAAAATAACGTGGGCGGCTGGCCAGGAGCTCggcaaggaaaaaaaaaaggctgGGCTGGGCCTGGGAGGCTGAACGAAAGGGTGGGTCTGATAGCATGTACGGTGGCGGTgctgggtatatatatatatatatatatatatatatatatatatatatatatatatatatatatatatatatatatatatatatatatatatatatatatatatatatacactctcTCTCTTAGAAACTATCAATTCCACTCGATAGAAGTGTGAAATGAGAGGACTGAAGCAAGCTAGTCATAAAGTATAATGGTACGACAACTGTAGGTAAGGGTGTAGGgacataattttagccatttctaATATTTATTTATCTCCAACTTGCTTGTCGTTATTATCACTCTGATTGGGATAGTCTCAAGTTGTCCTTCCGGTCGAGCACGTACTGAGTGGATCCCATCGACCATGAAACAAATTTTATAGAGAAAACAAAAGGACTGGAGTTAGTCGTCGTAAAAATAATGTGACAAGAGTGGACGGATGTGCATTAACAAAAGGACTGGAGCTAGTCGTACAAATAAGCAAACAAAAGGGTTTGGACGTTTGGTTTATGTAGGATGACTTCCACTGCTATGGAGCGCCCTGTGCACAACTGCACATGGCAAGCATGTGGGCTGGCGCAATAAAAAAACAATATACTAACATTTAATTaactactccatccgttccaaaataAATATTGCTATGGTATCCGTGTCGATCAAATTCTTTCTAGTTTGAgcaggtttatagaaaatatttgtaacatttgtatttttaaataagtttattatgaagtAGATTCAACGATTTATCTAGTGATACTAATTATGTCGGGTACTGTAAAAAGGGGTCCCAAAGcgaaaaccgaaaaaatcgcttagaccctgtcaaaatcaaagctaAGACACAACTATTGGCTAATCCCtggccttgtccgaggctaccggctctccgcctcactcgaggcctcgcacgaaaggcctcggatggcctaccgactctccgcctcgctcgaggcctcgcacgaaaggcctcggacaggaaaccgattctccgtctcgctcgaggccccacgcgtcaggcctcggacggggcatcaattctccgtctcgctcgagaccccacgcgtaaggcctcggacggggcatcaattctccgtctcgctcgaggccccgcgcgtgaGGCCTCGGACGCGGTATCAATTCTCCGTCcggctcgaggccggctcggcaacagccccgtcgcctccgcctcgatcgATTTCCCTGACAAACCGTCACGTCCAACTGACACGACCAATCACTCCCGCGATGTCAGCCGGAT
This sequence is a window from Miscanthus floridulus cultivar M001 chromosome 10, ASM1932011v1, whole genome shotgun sequence. Protein-coding genes within it:
- the LOC136486554 gene encoding uncharacterized protein translates to MAPVRSTTSENGSPTPSPHAYGFDYSPLFLSTMDRSGHQQSSSIVTRRTDTELVQNDPPLHRGRIIHPQGFSYTETIPTSSASHHSRSEHNSPYAPELPEACSNKTIGKDTTSALKWPILDDLPMFKFPGKRLTKKPSKFYSPFKHGILSRPPPNLQFSLRMHAFLCADDSPLKRKTLMHFGTESLTGRDITLSFGIGKFIDPVFMDAFVKCIAEDDFNVRPECHGFRIFLQPLVSDILKSDSFSIHKTQPQCSQEIVLETIKRCLPTTDLQKAKMIFLPVSHLSHWSVYCINLGQSRVDVLDSMNYTSNNEVTWDTYHSPMGQILMERLCAALSLAAPRKFPQFANWRRVPIRVPFQNNICDSGIFSMKFIEFYDGEGHGSLQTTIDPDRSKEMRAEMLQYLAFHTANKVHAPPELLQFRIGEFHPSFHPLFY